The Elusimicrobiota bacterium genome includes a region encoding these proteins:
- a CDS encoding DUF1275 domain-containing protein, with translation MFRYKLDEVPDRGVIFHWLLLGFNAGCINTGGFLATGRFVTHVTGFATLFGVDFQSIGLLASLQILSVPVFFLLGAMIAGLLTDRPIHLKSAPHYDYVMALCAACLLLAALAGGFDYFGAFGESFHLKHTYLLLALLCLASGLQNGAITSSSGSSVRTTHLTGLTTDLGLGFARMLTFRGGERLRAEWRANSLRAGTILAFVLGSAAGATLFSRLQFRGFIVPALISGYAAWHGRRLKHVAHRKDVLPETLPSPLEPRLS, from the coding sequence ATGTTCCGCTACAAGCTCGACGAGGTCCCCGACCGCGGCGTCATCTTCCACTGGCTGCTGCTCGGGTTCAACGCCGGCTGCATCAACACCGGCGGCTTCCTGGCGACGGGACGCTTCGTCACGCACGTCACCGGCTTCGCCACGCTCTTCGGCGTGGATTTCCAGTCGATCGGGCTGCTGGCGTCGCTCCAGATCCTGTCCGTGCCGGTGTTCTTCCTGCTCGGCGCGATGATCGCAGGCCTGCTGACCGACCGCCCGATCCACCTCAAGAGCGCGCCCCACTACGACTACGTGATGGCGCTGTGCGCGGCGTGCCTCCTCCTGGCCGCCCTGGCGGGCGGGTTCGACTATTTCGGCGCCTTCGGCGAGAGCTTCCACCTCAAGCATACCTACCTGCTGCTGGCGCTGCTCTGCCTGGCCAGCGGCCTGCAGAACGGGGCGATCACCTCGTCCTCGGGCAGCTCCGTGCGGACGACGCACCTGACGGGCTTGACGACCGACCTGGGCCTCGGCTTCGCCCGCATGCTCACCTTCCGCGGGGGCGAGCGCCTGCGGGCGGAATGGCGGGCCAACAGCCTGCGGGCGGGGACCATCCTCGCGTTCGTCCTGGGCTCGGCGGCGGGCGCCACCCTGTTCTCCCGCCTTCAGTTCCGCGGCTTCATCGTCCCTGCCTTGATCTCGGGCTACGCGGCCTGGCACGGGCGGCGGCTCAAGCACGTCGCCCACCGCAAGGACGTCCTGCCCGAGACCCTTCCGTCCCCGCTCGAGCCGCGCCTCAGCTGA
- a CDS encoding tetratricopeptide repeat protein, translating into MRTPAAESFHRLGELALLTTAFVLPLAFYLRSYDSTAIKYTVLQWGALTMLFGWLWQGISRGRFQAPAASWTALLPALAYGTWMIVRFAAEPHKLGALPDFLTQLTMLVGFLAAFLGFAGARSAARFAALTVAAAWIVALYGLSQAAGFDPFIWKGAFGSRVFSTLADPYLCASFLAVAAPLALTLDLDPETPSPLRAAAMLLLPVAGAAVVLTSSAMGAAGFAAACVLYALIVAASLRTRPALRSAGLALLAAAVVGGAAALASAPKKDSWSYANEFRRHTAAAQWRMVAERPLTGFGPGSFSLHYPRFRPVEIIRMEGPGHNTMTQYPELALLGVAVELGVLGAALWVWLFGAALWTGARGASSLRRAGALPESVYAAGFTAAAAGALAAAHLGWAGYSPATGWYAWPLAGLAAGLAPLAARRAAVSVYPLPVSESIRRALYAPSLLAFAGLAVIPGLWLRSDVNLNSAIYFAKSKDLPRAVELFAKVLPGSPGHTMSLYFKGNALSDMGRHEEALAAYDRLQDQAPDYVLVHAARAAAYAKLGDWPAAAAERARQAELDPLYLENLVAWSEAARAAGNLEEARLAAGKAEALDATDERVRLQVAANDLMERRLAEKAGRSRTNGRGTARKPR; encoded by the coding sequence ATGAGAACCCCTGCCGCCGAATCGTTCCATCGCCTGGGCGAGCTCGCCCTGCTCACGACGGCCTTCGTCCTTCCGCTCGCGTTCTACCTGCGCTCCTACGACTCGACGGCCATCAAGTACACCGTCCTGCAGTGGGGCGCGCTGACCATGCTGTTCGGCTGGCTGTGGCAGGGGATCTCGCGCGGCCGCTTCCAGGCCCCCGCGGCCTCCTGGACCGCGCTCCTGCCGGCCCTGGCCTACGGGACGTGGATGATCGTCCGCTTCGCGGCCGAGCCGCACAAGCTGGGAGCGCTGCCCGACTTCCTGACCCAGCTCACCATGCTCGTCGGCTTCCTGGCCGCGTTCCTCGGCTTCGCCGGGGCGCGCTCCGCCGCGCGGTTCGCCGCGCTCACGGTCGCCGCCGCCTGGATCGTCGCGCTGTACGGCCTGTCCCAGGCCGCCGGCTTCGACCCGTTCATCTGGAAGGGCGCCTTCGGAAGCCGCGTCTTCTCGACCCTGGCCGATCCGTACCTGTGCGCCTCCTTTCTCGCCGTCGCGGCGCCGCTGGCCCTGACGCTCGATCTCGACCCGGAGACGCCGTCGCCGCTGCGAGCCGCCGCGATGCTCCTTCTTCCCGTCGCCGGCGCGGCGGTCGTCCTGACCTCCTCGGCGATGGGCGCCGCCGGCTTCGCCGCCGCGTGCGTTCTCTACGCCCTGATCGTGGCGGCCTCGCTGCGCACGCGCCCGGCCCTCAGGTCGGCGGGCCTCGCCCTGCTCGCCGCGGCCGTCGTCGGCGGCGCCGCCGCGCTCGCTTCCGCGCCGAAGAAGGACAGCTGGTCCTACGCGAACGAATTCCGCCGTCACACCGCCGCCGCGCAATGGCGCATGGTCGCCGAGCGGCCGCTGACGGGGTTCGGGCCCGGGTCCTTCTCCCTCCATTATCCGCGCTTCCGCCCGGTCGAGATCATCCGCATGGAGGGGCCCGGCCACAACACGATGACCCAATACCCCGAGCTCGCCCTGCTCGGCGTCGCCGTCGAGCTCGGCGTCCTCGGCGCGGCTTTGTGGGTGTGGCTGTTCGGAGCCGCTCTCTGGACCGGCGCGCGCGGCGCCTCCTCGCTGCGCCGCGCGGGAGCTCTGCCGGAATCCGTGTATGCCGCGGGATTCACCGCCGCCGCCGCCGGCGCCCTGGCCGCCGCCCACCTCGGCTGGGCGGGGTACTCGCCCGCGACGGGCTGGTACGCCTGGCCCCTCGCCGGCCTCGCCGCCGGACTCGCCCCTCTCGCCGCGCGGCGCGCCGCCGTCAGCGTCTATCCGCTGCCCGTCTCCGAGAGCATCCGCCGCGCGCTGTACGCGCCGAGCCTCCTGGCGTTCGCCGGGCTCGCGGTGATTCCCGGCCTGTGGCTGCGCTCCGACGTGAACCTCAACAGCGCGATCTATTTCGCCAAGAGCAAGGACCTGCCCAGGGCGGTCGAGCTGTTCGCGAAAGTCCTCCCGGGCAGCCCCGGCCACACGATGTCCCTGTACTTCAAGGGCAACGCGCTCAGCGACATGGGCAGACACGAGGAGGCGCTCGCCGCCTACGACCGGCTCCAGGACCAGGCGCCCGATTACGTCCTCGTCCACGCCGCGCGCGCAGCGGCCTACGCCAAGCTCGGCGACTGGCCGGCGGCGGCGGCGGAGCGCGCCCGCCAGGCGGAGCTCGATCCGCTGTACCTCGAGAACCTGGTCGCCTGGTCCGAGGCCGCCCGCGCCGCCGGGAACCTCGAGGAAGCCCGCCTCGCCGCGGGCAAGGCCGAGGCGCTCGACGCGACGGACGAGCGCGTGCGCCTCCAGGTCGCCGCCAACGACCTCATGGAGCGGCGGCTCGCGGAAAAAGCCGGCCGGAGCCGGACGAACGGCCGGGGCACCGCGCGCAAGCCGCGATGA